The following are from one region of the Actinopolyspora halophila DSM 43834 genome:
- a CDS encoding IS630 family transposase, which produces MGRRGPRLPDLNLTDDERRTLEGWARRRKTAQALALRARIVLACADGVSNMDVSRTLRVSPPTVTKWRRRFIEDRLEGLSDESRPGAPRAITDEHVEQVITTTLEQAPPNGDTHWSTRSLANAMGMSQTAISRIWRAFGLKPHQVDTWKLSTDPQFVDKVRDVVGLYLDPPENALVLCVDEKSQMQALDRTAPTLPMMPTTPQRQTHDYIRHGTTSLFAALDVTSGAVIAAHHRRHRHQEFLKFLKTIDKNTPAELDLHLVCDNYATHKTPAIKKWLLQHPRFHVHFTPTSASWLNLVERWFAELTTRKLRRSAHRSVAELEADVATWVEAWNADPKPFIWTKTADDILDTLAAYCQRINDPAH; this is translated from the coding sequence ATGGGACGTCGAGGGCCGCGCCTGCCGGATCTGAATCTCACCGACGATGAGCGGCGAACGTTGGAGGGGTGGGCGCGTCGGCGCAAGACAGCACAGGCGTTGGCATTGCGAGCGCGGATTGTTCTGGCGTGCGCCGATGGTGTGTCCAATATGGACGTATCGCGAACGTTGCGGGTCTCGCCGCCGACAGTGACCAAGTGGCGACGCCGCTTTATCGAGGATCGTCTGGAAGGTCTGTCCGACGAGTCGCGGCCGGGCGCTCCTCGCGCGATTACCGACGAGCATGTCGAGCAGGTGATCACCACGACGCTGGAGCAGGCACCACCGAACGGGGATACGCACTGGTCGACCCGGTCCCTGGCGAACGCCATGGGGATGTCGCAGACGGCGATCTCGCGGATCTGGAGAGCCTTCGGGCTCAAGCCTCACCAGGTGGATACGTGGAAACTGTCCACGGACCCACAATTTGTCGACAAAGTCCGCGACGTAGTCGGTCTGTACCTGGATCCACCGGAGAACGCGTTGGTGCTGTGCGTGGATGAAAAATCCCAGATGCAGGCCCTGGATCGCACCGCGCCGACCTTGCCGATGATGCCGACCACCCCGCAACGCCAGACGCACGACTACATCCGTCACGGAACGACCAGTCTCTTCGCCGCCTTGGACGTGACCAGCGGCGCAGTCATCGCCGCTCACCACCGGCGACACCGCCACCAGGAGTTTCTCAAGTTCCTGAAAACCATCGATAAGAACACCCCGGCAGAGCTGGACCTGCACCTGGTCTGCGATAACTACGCCACCCACAAAACACCTGCCATCAAAAAATGGCTTCTGCAACACCCCCGCTTTCATGTGCATTTCACTCCGACCAGTGCCTCCTGGCTCAACCTCGTCGAACGCTGGTTCGCCGAACTCACCACCCGCAAGCTCCGCCGCTCAGCCCACCGCAGCGTCGCCGAGCTCGAAGCCGACGTCGCCACCTGGGTCGAGGCCTGGAACGCCGACCCCAAGCCCTTCATCTGGACCAAGACCGCCGACGACATCCTCGACACCCTCGCGGCATACTGCCAACGAATTAACGACCCAGCACACTAG
- the bla gene encoding class A beta-lactamase, translated as MSVFVRRFQRAGIALLALFALVGCAGVEASAPNAAARTSAAGGEVRFDRLEQRFDARLGVYAVDTATGEEVTHRADERFAYASTHKALSAGVVLRRNSIGGLNRRIHYSASDLVTYSPVTKKHVDTGMTLREVMGAAIRYSDNTAANLLFREIGGPAALQGALRGIGDTTIHVDRTEPELNRTSPGDLRDTSTARAMAESLRKFTTGDVLSPDKRAILNEMLRTAQLTGDLIRAGVPSGWEVGDKSGAADYGTRNDIAVIRPPGRAPIVLAIMSDRQDEDADYDNALIAQTARQVVEALR; from the coding sequence ATTTCGGTGTTCGTACGTCGTTTCCAGCGGGCGGGGATCGCCCTGCTGGCTCTGTTCGCGCTCGTGGGCTGTGCCGGGGTCGAGGCGTCGGCCCCGAATGCGGCGGCCCGCACCTCGGCCGCCGGGGGAGAGGTTCGGTTCGACAGGCTGGAGCAGCGGTTCGACGCTCGGCTCGGGGTGTACGCGGTGGACACCGCCACGGGTGAGGAGGTGACCCACCGAGCTGACGAGCGTTTCGCCTACGCCTCCACGCACAAGGCCCTGTCGGCGGGTGTGGTGCTGCGGCGCAACTCGATCGGTGGGCTGAACCGGCGGATCCACTACAGCGCGAGCGATCTGGTGACTTATTCGCCGGTGACGAAAAAGCACGTCGATACCGGCATGACGCTGCGCGAGGTGATGGGCGCCGCCATCCGCTACAGCGACAACACCGCCGCGAACCTGCTGTTCCGCGAGATCGGCGGTCCTGCTGCTCTGCAGGGCGCGTTGCGCGGGATCGGGGACACCACCATTCACGTCGACCGCACCGAACCCGAGCTCAACCGGACCAGCCCGGGCGACCTCCGCGACACCAGCACTGCCCGCGCCATGGCCGAGAGTCTGCGGAAGTTCACCACGGGTGACGTGTTGTCCCCGGACAAGCGCGCGATCCTCAACGAGATGCTGCGCACCGCCCAGCTGACGGGGGATCTGATCCGGGCCGGTGTCCCCTCCGGCTGGGAGGTCGGGGACAAGTCCGGGGCCGCCGACTACGGGACCCGCAACGACATCGCCGTCATCAGGCCGCCGGGGCGGGCTCCGATCGTGCTCGCGATCATGTCGGATCGGCAGGACGAGGACGCCGACTACGACAACGCGCTCATCGCGCAGACGGCCCGGCAAGTGGTCGAAGCCCTGCGGTGA
- the cmtR gene encoding Cd(II)/Pb(II)-sensing metalloregulatory transcriptional regulator CmtR — translation MLKSETQEQALARLGRALVDPTRCRILTALLDGTNYPGQLAERLELSRSKVSNHLACLRGCGLVVAVSEGRRVRYEIADAHLAAALRELVKVVLAVEPEEACVDDERDSVESSDVTWEVVSS, via the coding sequence GTGCTCAAGAGCGAGACTCAGGAACAGGCGCTGGCCAGGCTGGGGCGCGCGTTGGTCGATCCGACGCGTTGCCGCATCCTGACCGCGCTGCTGGACGGGACGAACTATCCGGGGCAGCTGGCCGAGCGGCTCGAGTTGTCCCGCTCGAAGGTGTCCAACCACTTGGCGTGCCTGCGGGGCTGCGGGCTGGTGGTGGCCGTTTCCGAGGGGCGCCGGGTGCGCTACGAGATCGCGGACGCGCACCTGGCCGCGGCGTTGCGGGAACTGGTCAAAGTGGTGCTGGCCGTCGAACCGGAGGAGGCCTGCGTCGACGACGAGCGCGACTCCGTGGAGTCCTCGGACGTGACCTGGGAGGTGGTCTCCTCATGA
- a CDS encoding LysR family transcriptional regulator, translating to MDLVGGCRAFVNVSELGSFTRGSAAAGIAQPVASRRIAALEQHLGERLFDRSTRRAHLTPFGRDMLPWARRMVRLADAMDHAAQRARQRPLRMAVPAFCTTRDLAELDAEARACELVLEFRPAEPGERLDLLHTHDVRAALTAVPPDEAHWTVTLGLGSAVNLRPGAVHLETLRIGRTGGTPRRRVWIQPEDDLPHIRDRLTRLRDSLGLRPSQVAVADSLTSAVGEVLGSADLLLCSAAQAEEFGLQWRSLAEIRLTRGFTIAADVGDDAERLRTLLWPGIARCLGGDPNQ from the coding sequence GTGGATCTCGTCGGTGGTTGTAGGGCGTTCGTCAACGTCAGCGAACTCGGCAGCTTCACCCGCGGATCCGCCGCGGCCGGCATCGCACAGCCGGTGGCCAGCCGGCGGATCGCCGCGCTGGAACAACACCTCGGTGAACGGCTGTTCGACCGCTCGACCCGGCGTGCACACCTCACCCCCTTCGGGCGGGACATGCTGCCGTGGGCACGGCGGATGGTGCGGCTCGCCGACGCGATGGACCACGCCGCCCAGCGCGCCCGACAACGCCCGCTGCGGATGGCGGTGCCCGCGTTCTGCACCACCCGCGACCTCGCCGAACTCGACGCCGAGGCCCGCGCGTGCGAACTCGTCCTCGAGTTCCGCCCCGCCGAACCGGGCGAACGCCTCGACCTGCTGCACACCCACGACGTGCGCGCCGCCCTCACCGCGGTGCCGCCCGACGAGGCACACTGGACGGTGACGCTGGGCCTGGGCAGCGCGGTGAACCTGCGCCCCGGCGCCGTGCACCTGGAAACACTGCGCATCGGTCGCACCGGAGGCACACCGCGCCGTCGGGTGTGGATCCAGCCCGAGGACGACCTCCCCCACATCCGGGACCGGCTGACCCGCCTGCGGGACTCCCTGGGGCTGCGCCCCTCCCAAGTCGCCGTGGCCGACTCGCTGACCTCGGCCGTCGGCGAAGTGCTCGGCTCCGCGGACCTGCTGCTGTGCTCAGCCGCCCAAGCCGAGGAGTTCGGGCTGCAGTGGCGCTCCCTCGCCGAGATCCGCCTCACCCGCGGGTTCACCATCGCGGCCGACGTCGGCGACGACGCCGAACGCCTCCGCACCCTGCTGTGGCCGGGCATCGCGCGCTGCCTCGGCGGTGACCCGAACCAATGA
- a CDS encoding transketolase family protein, producing MTAPSRTTMRDAFVDTVDEALEHDPRVSVVLADISADRFTAAAERHPDRIVNLGIREQAMLGVAGGMALTGLRPVAHSITPFLVERPFEQIKLDLSHQGVGAVLVSTGASYDYPTAGRTHMAPADVALLDTLPGWTVHVPGHPDEVTALLRSALSGDEPVYVRLSEQENPEPLVRGPGLREVRRGGSGVVVAVGPMLRPTLAATEGLDVTVLYAATVRPFDPARLRAATLAAKPNVVLVEPYLRGTSAHVVDEALPDVAHRVLPLGVRRDRELRAYGNTDEHAATHGIDAAGIATAVRGFLDART from the coding sequence ATGACAGCCCCGAGCCGCACCACCATGCGCGACGCGTTCGTCGACACCGTCGACGAGGCACTCGAGCACGACCCGCGGGTGAGCGTGGTGCTCGCCGACATCTCCGCCGACCGCTTCACCGCAGCCGCCGAGCGCCATCCCGACCGGATCGTCAACCTCGGCATCCGCGAGCAGGCTATGCTGGGTGTGGCCGGGGGAATGGCCTTGACCGGGCTACGGCCGGTGGCGCACAGCATCACACCGTTCCTCGTGGAGCGCCCCTTCGAGCAGATCAAGCTCGATCTGAGCCACCAAGGCGTCGGCGCGGTGCTGGTGAGCACAGGCGCCTCCTACGACTACCCGACCGCGGGTCGCACCCACATGGCCCCCGCAGACGTCGCCCTGCTCGACACCCTGCCGGGGTGGACCGTGCACGTCCCCGGACACCCGGATGAGGTGACGGCCCTGCTGCGCTCGGCGCTGTCCGGTGACGAGCCGGTCTACGTGCGCCTCTCCGAGCAGGAAAACCCCGAACCGCTGGTCCGGGGACCAGGACTGCGGGAGGTGCGCCGAGGCGGATCGGGGGTGGTGGTCGCGGTCGGGCCGATGCTGCGGCCGACGCTCGCCGCGACGGAGGGCCTCGACGTCACCGTGCTGTACGCGGCGACGGTGCGACCGTTCGACCCGGCCAGGTTGCGCGCTGCCACGCTCGCCGCCAAGCCGAATGTCGTGCTGGTCGAACCGTACCTACGCGGCACCTCCGCCCATGTGGTCGATGAGGCGCTGCCGGATGTGGCGCACCGAGTGCTGCCACTCGGCGTCCGCCGCGACCGGGAGCTGCGGGCCTACGGCAACACCGATGAGCACGCCGCGACCCACGGGATCGACGCAGCCGGCATCGCCACGGCGGTGCGCGGCTTCCTCGATGCACGTACGTGA
- a CDS encoding transketolase — MTTTTAPADPEYQALPALMSRMTGDEKHSAAATSTLDVLWVLHDRVLRLDPAKPEDAERDRFLLSKGHGPMAYYAVLAAKGFLDPAELDRWSQFDSPLGAHPDRVLVPGVEIGSGSLGHGLPLALGQVLGLRARGLTDARVVVLLGDAELDEGSNHEAIAVAGRLGLGRLTAVIVDNASATHGWPGGIGERFEREGWAHRTVDGRDHEALHSALTDTRPDRPLAVVATVDSKEQ; from the coding sequence ATGACGACGACCACCGCGCCGGCGGATCCCGAATACCAGGCACTTCCCGCGCTGATGAGCCGCATGACCGGCGATGAAAAGCACTCAGCTGCCGCTACTTCCACCCTCGACGTGCTGTGGGTGCTGCACGACCGGGTCCTGCGCCTCGACCCCGCAAAGCCCGAGGACGCCGAGCGGGACCGCTTCCTGCTGTCGAAGGGCCACGGCCCGATGGCGTACTACGCCGTGCTGGCCGCCAAGGGCTTCCTCGACCCGGCCGAACTGGACCGGTGGTCGCAGTTCGATTCCCCGCTCGGAGCTCACCCCGACCGGGTACTCGTGCCCGGAGTCGAGATCGGAAGTGGCTCGTTGGGGCACGGCCTCCCGCTGGCATTGGGGCAGGTGCTCGGGCTGCGCGCCCGCGGTCTCACCGATGCGCGCGTCGTGGTCCTGCTCGGCGACGCCGAACTGGACGAGGGCAGCAACCACGAGGCGATCGCGGTCGCCGGTCGCCTCGGGCTGGGACGGCTCACGGCAGTCATCGTCGACAACGCCTCAGCCACCCACGGCTGGCCGGGCGGTATCGGCGAGCGCTTCGAGCGTGAAGGCTGGGCGCACCGCACCGTGGACGGCCGCGACCACGAGGCGCTGCACAGCGCACTGACCGATACCCGCCCCGACCGGCCGCTCGCCGTGGTCGCCACCGTCGACTCCAAGGAGCAGTGA
- a CDS encoding DinB family protein, producing MSSVERPVPPMNADERAVLEGWLDFHRATLETKCAGVDDTQAATASVPPSGITLTGLIQHMAEVERNWFRRVLTGERTPPIHDPRADPHGPEGGFELAEGASLHEALTTWKAEVARARECCADRCLTETGHFAGGEVNLRWIYVHLVEEYARHNGHADLIRERLDGTTGV from the coding sequence ATGAGTAGCGTCGAACGTCCAGTGCCGCCCATGAATGCTGACGAGCGCGCCGTGCTCGAAGGCTGGCTCGATTTCCACCGGGCCACCCTCGAGACGAAGTGCGCGGGGGTGGACGACACGCAGGCCGCCACCGCCTCCGTGCCGCCGTCCGGGATCACGCTGACCGGTCTGATCCAGCACATGGCGGAGGTGGAGCGCAACTGGTTCCGCCGAGTCCTGACCGGCGAGCGGACACCACCCATTCACGATCCGCGGGCCGACCCCCACGGCCCCGAGGGTGGTTTCGAACTGGCCGAGGGCGCGAGCCTGCACGAGGCCCTGACCACCTGGAAAGCGGAGGTCGCCCGTGCTCGTGAGTGCTGCGCCGATCGTTGCCTGACCGAGACCGGGCACTTCGCGGGTGGGGAGGTCAACCTGCGCTGGATCTATGTCCACCTGGTCGAGGAGTACGCGCGGCACAACGGCCACGCGGATCTGATCCGGGAGCGTCTCGACGGCACCACGGGTGTCTAG
- a CDS encoding cation transporter — translation MSEPTRSRQDPPVEQHCDDGCCAPTGAAPQAQREEPGQRRRAVLIRWLRLLVAATISYNVIEAIVAIGSGVAASSAALIGFGLDSVVEVASAAAVAWQFSARQEQVRRIRERRALRIIAVSFFALAAYVTVEAVRTLAGSGDPAPSTVGVVLAALSLVIMPVLSLSQRRIGGKLGSASAVADSKQTLLCTYLSGVLLLGLLLNGLFGWSWADPVVALVIAVVAVKEGREAWRGDNCCAPGGLALATSGEEPHDDCCD, via the coding sequence ATGAGCGAGCCCACGCGGTCCCGCCAGGACCCGCCGGTCGAGCAGCACTGCGACGACGGGTGCTGCGCTCCGACCGGGGCGGCACCGCAGGCCCAGCGGGAGGAGCCGGGGCAGCGGCGCCGGGCGGTGCTGATCCGCTGGCTGCGGCTGCTGGTGGCGGCCACGATCTCCTACAACGTGATCGAGGCGATCGTGGCGATCGGCTCCGGAGTGGCGGCCTCCTCGGCGGCGCTGATCGGTTTCGGGCTGGACTCGGTGGTCGAGGTGGCCTCGGCAGCGGCCGTGGCCTGGCAGTTCTCGGCCCGGCAGGAGCAGGTGCGCCGGATCCGGGAGCGGCGGGCGCTGCGGATCATCGCGGTCTCGTTCTTCGCGCTGGCCGCCTACGTGACGGTCGAGGCGGTCCGCACCTTGGCGGGGAGCGGGGATCCCGCGCCGTCGACGGTGGGGGTCGTGCTGGCCGCGCTGTCGCTGGTCATCATGCCGGTGTTGTCGCTGTCCCAGCGCCGCATCGGCGGCAAGCTGGGCTCGGCCAGCGCCGTGGCCGACTCCAAGCAGACCCTGCTGTGTACCTACCTGTCCGGGGTGCTGCTGCTGGGGCTGCTGCTGAACGGCCTGTTCGGCTGGTCCTGGGCCGACCCGGTGGTGGCTCTGGTCATCGCGGTCGTGGCCGTGAAGGAGGGCCGCGAGGCCTGGCGTGGTGACAACTGCTGCGCCCCGGGCGGGCTGGCCCTGGCCACCTCGGGCGAGGAACCGCACGACGACTGCTGCGACTGA